Part of the Scrofimicrobium sp. R131 genome is shown below.
GGCCCCGCCTAGCCCGCGAACGTGGCTGGCCGGTCCTCACCCTCACCCGGCAGTGGCGCCTCAACCCGGACCTGGACCAGGTGGTGTCGGCGATTGACCGGTGGACGGCGCCCAGGGTGCAGCCGGAGCCGCTCGCGGTCAGCGGCGGGGCCGCCCAGGCGGTAATTCTGACCGGACCCGGTCGGCGGGGAAGCTGGCTGGCCCAGCAAATCCGGCGCCACCACTATCTCGATGGGATCGGCTGGGACCGACAGGCGGTCCTGGTCCGACAGGCCGGGGACATCGACCAGTTGCAGCGCCAGTTGCTGCGGGCCGGGGTTCGCCTGGCCCCCGGGCAGCGGGCCCTCCAGTTCTCTAAGATCCCCGTCACGGCGATGCTGCTGCAGTTGCTGTTGCCGACGGAGGACCCGGCCCAACTGGCCCAGGAACTGCTGTTCTCCGCGTTGGTGCAGGTGGATCGGCTGGAGTTGTATCAGCTGCTGCGCCAGGATCAGCGGGGGGATCAGTCCCTTGCAGACACGCTGCTCAGCTGGTTGCAGGAACCCGACTTGGTTCCCGCTGGTGCGGGCCTCCCGCGCGAACTGCGAGACCGGCTCGAACGGGCCAGCGCAGTCTGGTTGGCGCGTGAGGAGGCGGCCGCCGATGGTGCGCAGGGCGGGCTTTGGCGCCTGTGGGAGGCGGCCGGGGTGGCCCAGCAGTGGCAGCAGGAGGCCCTTCGGGACGGGGTGGAGGCCGAGCGGTCCGATAGTCGACTCGACGCGGTCACCGGCCTGTTTCGTCGGGCCGACCTGTGGGAGCAGCAGCGGGCCGCGCTGGGGCAGGGGACGCAGTCTTCCGCCCGGGTATTCGCCGAAGAACTGTGGGCGCAGACCGTCTCGGCCGACTCGATCGCGACCGGAGGGCTGCGAGAGCCCGGGGTGGAAGTCCTGACCGTCGCCCAAGCCGCGGGCCGAGAGTGGGATGTGGTGTACGTGGTGGGCCTGCAGGAAGGGGCTTGGCCGCCTCGACCCAGACTATCCGGACTGTTCCACCTGGCTCGCCTCCAGCAGCTCCTAGCCGAACTTCCGGTCAGTGCCACTGCCGGGCAGGCGCAAGAGTTCCTCGGCCGGCTGGACCCCGACCTGCTGCGGCTGCAACTGGATCAGCGCCAGTACCGGTTGGAACGACGCAAGGACGAAGCCCGACTGCTGGCCTCGGCCTGCTCACGAGCTCGGGACCGGCTCTACCTGGTGGCGGTGGAAAGTCAGGAAGACGCGGTCTCTAGTTTTCTGAACTACCTGGCCAAACAGGGGGCGGTCCCGGACTTCCGGACCGAGGACGGCCAGGTGATTCCCACCGAAGTCCCGCCGCCGTTTGACCTGGATGCCCTGGTGGGCCGGCTTCGCTTCGCCACCGTCGATCCCCAGCTCAGCAGTGCAGACCAGACGCAGGCTGCCGCGCTGCTGGCGGTGTTGGCCGAGGCGGGGATTGACGGCGCCGACCCCCGAACCTGGGTGGGCGCCGGGGGGATCAGCGCCGCCGGTGAACCGATCGTGGACGGGAAACTAGGATTGAGCCCATCCCAGGTGGAGACCGGTGAGAACTGTCTGCTCAGGTGGTTCATGCAGAGCGCCTACGGGGAAGATCGAGCGGGCATCTTCACCCCGACCCCGCTGGGGGCCGCCGACAAGGGAAACCTGATTCACGCGGTGGCGGAAGCGTACCCGCACGGATCCCGGGCTGAACTGCAGGCCGAGTTCGCCCGGCAGTGGGATGCACTGGAACTGGATGAGAACAAATGGTGGGTCCAGCGCACCAGGGAGCAAATGGTCAACTGGGTGGACGTCTTGGCCAGCTACGTGGCCGGAGTGCCCGGAACGGTTGAGGTGGAACGACAGGTCCGGACCGAACTGGAGCACGCCACCGTCTACGGTCGGGTCGATCGGCTGGAGTTCCTTGACGACGGAGCCGTTCGAATTGTCGACATCAAGACCATGAAGACGGCTCCATCCGCCCAGGCGGTAGAATCCAACTGGCAGTTGGTCAGCTACCAGCTGGCGCTGCGCGAGGAATTGGCAATTGCCGAGGCCGGCCTGCTGACGGTGGCGGCACCCGCAAAGTCCGGTCTGCTCCGAGCCCAACTTCCGCTAACCGACGAGGAAGCCGGCGCGAAACGGGAGCACCTGGACCAGCTGGCCCAGCGGATGCACGGCCCCACCTTCCGGCCAGATGAAATCAATGGGAACTGCCGGACCTGTCAGTTCTTGGCCGTGTGCCCACTGAAAGACGAGGGGGTCCGCAGTGTCCCGTAACGACGAGCTCAGCCAGTTGGTGGCGCAACTCGGCGTCCATCAACCCACGCCCGAACAAGCCGAAGTAATTACCTACCCGCTCCGGCTGGACCGGGAGGGGGAATCGGTGGCCACGCCCCTGCTGGTGGTGGCCGGGGCCGGGTCCGGCAAGACCGAAACAATGTCCCTGCGGGCCGTCTACCTGGCGGCCACCCAGGGGATTCCAGACGATGCCATTCTCGGGTTGACCTTCACCCGGAAGGCCGCGGCCGAGTTGGCTGCCCGGCTTAGCGACCGGCTGGCGCAACTGCGCCTGGAAGCGGGGTCGGACCTCGGTGCGCTGGAGTTCGAATCTTCGCCTACGGCCACCACCTACGATTCCTTCGCCCTGGACGTGGTTCGAGAGTTCGGTCCGCAGCTGGGAATCCCGACCGACTTCAGCCATTTGGGGGCGGCGGCCAGCTGGCAGCTGATGTACTCCATCATCGAAGAGTGGCCCACGCGGATCTCGGAGGGCCGAGAGCTGAGCACAATTACCACGGCGGCCCTGGAGCTGCGCGATGCCATTGCCAACCAGGC
Proteins encoded:
- a CDS encoding PD-(D/E)XK nuclease family protein, producing the protein MTEPLELLRTGESFLVQGGPGTGKTQFLHRAIDWIMTEDRDGWDWAPFLVLTPDRRRAAQFEREVPSELLGAITAPGGHRVVRGTNSYAYLVLSEWALEREEPLPRPKLTGGAEEDLWFARWLGEHGADWPDLLPADALNSEAVRMELRNLVARLGESGLDGPALADLAREAGVPAWQLAAAAYSDYAGVEGCAFDQRTPRIDSARIQLVAASLLEHWEERAPQEGVTACPPVPRWVLVDDLQDCTPATAKLLTAMQGAGAQIVATCSPATATGSFRGARYDLGPRLARERGWPVLTLTRQWRLNPDLDQVVSAIDRWTAPRVQPEPLAVSGGAAQAVILTGPGRRGSWLAQQIRRHHYLDGIGWDRQAVLVRQAGDIDQLQRQLLRAGVRLAPGQRALQFSKIPVTAMLLQLLLPTEDPAQLAQELLFSALVQVDRLELYQLLRQDQRGDQSLADTLLSWLQEPDLVPAGAGLPRELRDRLERASAVWLAREEAAADGAQGGLWRLWEAAGVAQQWQQEALRDGVEAERSDSRLDAVTGLFRRADLWEQQRAALGQGTQSSARVFAEELWAQTVSADSIATGGLREPGVEVLTVAQAAGREWDVVYVVGLQEGAWPPRPRLSGLFHLARLQQLLAELPVSATAGQAQEFLGRLDPDLLRLQLDQRQYRLERRKDEARLLASACSRARDRLYLVAVESQEDAVSSFLNYLAKQGAVPDFRTEDGQVIPTEVPPPFDLDALVGRLRFATVDPQLSSADQTQAAALLAVLAEAGIDGADPRTWVGAGGISAAGEPIVDGKLGLSPSQVETGENCLLRWFMQSAYGEDRAGIFTPTPLGAADKGNLIHAVAEAYPHGSRAELQAEFARQWDALELDENKWWVQRTREQMVNWVDVLASYVAGVPGTVEVERQVRTELEHATVYGRVDRLEFLDDGAVRIVDIKTMKTAPSAQAVESNWQLVSYQLALREELAIAEAGLLTVAAPAKSGLLRAQLPLTDEEAGAKREHLDQLAQRMHGPTFRPDEINGNCRTCQFLAVCPLKDEGVRSVP